The following coding sequences lie in one Pogoniulus pusillus isolate bPogPus1 chromosome 29, bPogPus1.pri, whole genome shotgun sequence genomic window:
- the ZHX3 gene encoding zinc fingers and homeoboxes protein 3, producing MASKRKSTTPCMIPVKTLVLQETELDTVEDDGEGTQQDAPAEGPAASDAGASTSNNGALSNGHRGIADGDTYICKSCDFGTQEAHQFFAHLDSEHLDFNKDPAFACVACSFLANSQEGLSHHNAESHAGEMNFIWRVAKQDNRTTVEQSLCETTSSHDPPGEVPEEGADGQSEIIITKTPIMKIMKGKPEAKKIHTLKENVSSQLGSELEAKDGEHSFPNGSVPVSQPAAGSTKSSHIVNGSIIGNVPVLQAGVAQLVSLQQQPPLHQQLPTSKSLPKVMIPLSSIPTYNAAMDSNSFLKNSFHKFPYPTKAELCYLTVVTKYPEEQLKIWFTAQRLKQGISWSPEEIEDARKKMFNTVIQSVPQPTITVLNTPLVANPGTMPHLIQATLPGHVVGQPEGTGGLLVTQPIMANGLKGTSSSFTLSVTSVPKVQPTAQHSTVSSSNTSGVKVVNSGQSLLTACPAISSQTFLDPNVYKNKKSHEQLSALKGSFCRNQFPGQAEVERLTKITGLSTKEIRKWFSDRRYHYRNVRGGRAAFPGDSALDSLPEVPFDVSSRGAELSPAAAAAVPAAHHPPRRQSWHQAPDFTPTKYKERAPEQLKALESSFAQNPLPAEEEVNRLRGETKMTRREIDSWFSERRKKKVAEENKKVEEATPQEEEEAENGGKEGEDSSDELKAASENGSVDASGNNLSSAERKVNPIKINLKNLRVTESNGKDEAPGASASEKGDGGSSRPPTPPKTKVNFKKTAQQRHLLKQMFVQTQRPTNQEYDAIVSQTGLPRAEVIRWFGDSRYGYKNGQLKWYENYRRGVFPPGLVEVSPAGREVLEEYYEKHKALRDEDLPTLCERSHLSAQQLKVWFAVKAEEESKATGPEEPGGEAAGSQKGPCEAGSEVSESSESWEPGGQEGSAATPDAPGPPPPARLETD from the exons atggctagcaaaagaaaatccacAACTCCTTGCATGATACCAGTGAAAACACTGGTGCTTCAGGAGACTGAGCTGGACACTGTAGAGGATGATGGTGAAGGAACACAACAGGATGCTCCAGCAGAAGGGCCAGCAGCTAGCGACGCTGGTGCCAGTACCAGTAATAATGGAGCTTTGTCTAATGGGCACCGTGGTATTGCTGATGGTGACACTTATATTTGCAAGTCTTGTGACTTTGGAACTCAAGAGGCTCATCAGTTCTTTGCACACTTGGACTCTGAGCACTTAGACTTTAACAAGGACCCTGCGTTTGCCTGTGTCGCCTGCAGCTTTCTGGCAAATagccaggaagggctctcacaCCACAACGCAGAGTCACACGCTGGTGAGATGAACTTCATCTGGAGGGTGGCTAAGCAGGACAATCGTACGACTGTGGAGCAAAGTCTCTGCGAGACCACCAGCAGCCATGACCCTCcaggagaggtccctgaagaagGGGCGGATGGCCAGTCTGAAATTATCATTACCAAAACCCCCATCATGAAGATAATGAAAGGTAAACCTGAGGCCAAAAAAATCCACACGCTGAAGGAGAACGTGTCAAGCCAGCTAGGCAGTGAGTTGGAGGCAAAAGATGGAGAGCATTCATTCCCAAATGGGTCTGTGCCAGTCAGCCAGCCCGCTGCAGGCTCAACAAAATCATCTCATATTGTGAATGGCTCCATCATAGGAAATGTGCCAGTTCTTCAGGCAGGTGTTGCACAACTTGTGTCACTGCAGCAGCAACCCCCATTGCATCAGCAGCTACCTACTTCCAAGTCCCTTCCCAAGGTGATGATCCCCCTGAGCAGCATTCCAACGTACAATGCCGCCATGGACTCCAACAGCTtcctgaagaactccttccacAAGTTCCCCTACCCCACCAAAGCTGAGCTCTGCTACTTGACCGTGGTAACAAAGTACccagaagagcagctgaagatctGGTTCACTGcccagaggctgaagcagggCATCAGCTGGTCACCAGAGGAGATCGAGGACGCCAGGAAGAAGATGTTCAACACGGTGATTCAGTCCGTACCGCAGCCCACCATTACAGTCTTGAACACGCCGCTGGTCGCGAATCCCGGGACCATGCCCCATCTTATTCAGGCCACTTTACCAGGCCACGTGGTGGGGCAGCCAGAGGGGACAGGGGGCCTGCTGGTCACGCAGCCCATCATGGCAAATGGATTGAAGGGCACCAGCTCGTCCTTCACCTTGTCGGTGACTTCTGTCCCCAAGGTGCAGcctacagcacagcacagcacggTCAGCTCCAGCAACACGTCCGGGGTAAAGGTGGTCAACAGCGGCCAGTCgctgctcactgcctgcccAGCCATCTCCTCCCAGACCTTCCTGGATCCCAATGTCTACAAAAATAAGAAGTCCCAtgagcagctctcagccttGAAAGGCAGCTTCTGCAGAAACCAGTtccctggccaggctgaagtCGAGCGGCTGACGAAAATCACAGGCCTGTCCACCAAGGAGATCCGAAAGTGGTTCAGCGATAGGAGGTACCACTACAGGAACGTGCGAGGCGGCCGGGCCGCCTTCCCCGGAGACAGCGCTCTCGACTCCCTGCCCGAGGTACCCTTCGATGTCTCCtccagaggagctgagctgagccctgcagcagcggCGGCTGTGCCAGCCGCTCACCACCCGCCACGCCGGCAGTCATGGCACCAGGCACCCGACTTCACGCCAACCAAGTACAAGGAGCGGGcaccagagcagctgaaggccCTGGAGAGCAGTTTTGCCCAAAATCCCCTTCCCGCAGAGGAAGAAGTGAACCGCCTGAGGGGAGAGACAAAGATGACCCGGAGGGAGATCGATAGCTGGTTCTccgagaggaggaagaagaaggtgGCAGAGGAAAATAAGAAGGTGGAGGAAGCGACTccgcaggaggaggaggaggcagaaaatGGTGGCAAGGAAGGAGAGGACTCCTCAGATGAGTTGAAAGCTGCAAGTGAAAATGGCTCAGTCGATGCCTCCGGCAACAACCTGAGCTCGGCCGAGCGGAAAGTGAATCCCATCAAAATCAACCTGAAGAACCTCCGAGTGACCGAGTCCAACGGCAAAGACGAGGCACCAGGGGCCAGTGCCAGCGAGAAAGGGGACGGCGGCTCCAGCCGACCCCCCACGCCTCCAAAAACCAAAGTGAACTTCAAGAAGACAGCCCAGCAGCGGCACCTGCTGAAGCAGATGTTCGTGCAGACCCAGCGGCCCACCAACCAGGAGTACGACGCCATCGTGTCCCAGACGGGGCTGCCGCGGGCGGAGGTCATTCGCTGGTTCGGGGACAGCCGGTACGGCTACAAGAACGGGCAGCTGAAGTGGTATGAGAACTACAGGAGGGGCGTTTTCCCCCCGGGGCTGGTGGAGGTCAGCCCCGCGGGgcgggaggtgctggaggagtaCTACGAGAAGCACAAGGCGCTGCGGGACGAGGACCTGCCCACGCTGTGCGAGCGCTCCCACCTCAGCGCCCAGCAGCTCAAGGTGTGGTTCGCCGTGAAGgcggaggaggagagcaaggccACCGGCCCCGAGGAGCCTGGCGGTGAGGCGGCGGGAAGCCAGAAGGGGCCGTGTGAGGCTGGCTCGGAGGTGTCGGAGAGCAGCGAGTCGTGGGAGCCGGGCGGCCAGGAAGGCAGCGCTGCGACTCCTGATGCTCCCGGCCCACCGCCGCCTGCACGGCTTG AAACAGACTGA